One genomic region from Phocoena sinus isolate mPhoSin1 chromosome 3, mPhoSin1.pri, whole genome shotgun sequence encodes:
- the LOC116750812 gene encoding zinc finger protein 300-like isoform X1: protein MNMVRNKLPCIFSILCIIDHFSWNRNVLLQRPVTFKDVAVDFTQEEWQYLDPPQRDLYRDVMLENYINLISVGCKTTKPALIYKLEQGEEPWMVEREISSWRYPEKVWQVDDHMERHQENQGTLFRHVAFTDQKTVMEEKRNNCTALENRCHLNTAFVSSKQRLQRRDSYGRSFNYLDLFSGNRRYARKNECSECGKAFFQKSDLIIHKRTHTGEKPFVCTECGKAFSKKSNLVIHLRIHTLEKPYECTECRKAFSHKSHLIEHQRIHTGEKPYECNECGKAFFQKSHLSIHQRTHTGEKPYVCDECGRAFSMKSHLFVHRRIHTGEKPYVCARCERAFSEVSCLIRHKKIHTGEKPYECNECKKAFSEKSDLIIHHRTHTGEKPYECNQCGKAFRHSSALCRHKRTHKEKVS from the exons ATGAACATGGTTAGAAACAAGTTGCCatgcattttttccattttatgcaTTATAGATCATTTTAGTTGGAATAGGAATGTGTTGTTACAGAGACCAGTAACATTCAAGGACGTAGCTGTGGATTTCACCCAGGAGGAGTGGCAGTATCTGGACCCTCCCCAGAGGGATCTGTACCGGGACGTGATGCTGGAGAACTATATCAACCTCATCTCAGTGG GATGTAAAACCACCAAGCCTGCTCTGATCTACAAATTGGAACAAGGAGAAGAGCCATGGATGGTGGAGAGAGAAATCTCAAGTTGGAGATACCCAG AAAAAGTCTGGCAAGTTGATGACCACATGGAGAGGCACCAAGAGAACCAAGGAACACTATTCAGGCATGTTGCATTCACTGACCAGAAAACTGTGATGGAGGAAAAGCGTAACAATTGTACTGCACTTGAAAATAGATGTCATCTGAACACAGCCTTTGTTTCTTCAAAACAAAGACTCCAAAGACGTGACTCGTATGGTAGAAGTTTTAACTATTTAGACTTATTTAGTGGTAACAGAAGATATGCAAGAAAGAATGAATGtagtgaatgtggaaaagccttcttCCAGAAGTCAGACCTCATTATACATAAGAGAACTCATACAGGAGAAAAGCCCTTTGTATGTACTGAGTGTGGTAAAGCCTTCAGCAAGAAATCAAATCTCGTTATACATCTGAGGATCCATACTCTAGAGAAACCTTATGAGTGTACTGAATGTAGAAAAGCTTTCTCCCATAAGTCACACCTCATtgaacatcagagaattcacactggggagaaaccctatgagtgtaatgagtgtgggaaagcctttttCCAAAAATCACACCTCAGTATTCACCAGAGGACTCATACTGGGGAGAAACCCTACGTGTGTGATGAATGTGGGAGAGCCTTCAGCATGAAGTCACACCTCTTTGTACATCGGAGAatacacacaggagagaaaccttatgtGTGTGCCAGGTGTGAGAGAGCTTTCAGTGAAGTGTCCTGCCTTATTAGACATAAGAAAATCCATACTGgggagaaaccttatgaatgtaatGAGTGTAAAAAAGCCTTTTCTGAGAAGTCTGACCTCATTATACATCACAGAACTCACacaggagaaaaaccctatgaatgcaatcagtgtgggaaagccttcagacATAGCTCAGCCCTCTGTCGCCATAAGAggactcataaagaaaaagtttcttaA
- the LOC116750812 gene encoding zinc finger protein 300-like isoform X2: MARISAFTQGLQKMTKSQRPVTFKDVAVDFTQEEWQYLDPPQRDLYRDVMLENYINLISVGCKTTKPALIYKLEQGEEPWMVEREISSWRYPEKVWQVDDHMERHQENQGTLFRHVAFTDQKTVMEEKRNNCTALENRCHLNTAFVSSKQRLQRRDSYGRSFNYLDLFSGNRRYARKNECSECGKAFFQKSDLIIHKRTHTGEKPFVCTECGKAFSKKSNLVIHLRIHTLEKPYECTECRKAFSHKSHLIEHQRIHTGEKPYECNECGKAFFQKSHLSIHQRTHTGEKPYVCDECGRAFSMKSHLFVHRRIHTGEKPYVCARCERAFSEVSCLIRHKKIHTGEKPYECNECKKAFSEKSDLIIHHRTHTGEKPYECNQCGKAFRHSSALCRHKRTHKEKVS, from the exons ATGGCGCGG ATCTCTGCTTTCACCCAAGGGTTACAGAAAATGACCAAGTCCCAG AGACCAGTAACATTCAAGGACGTAGCTGTGGATTTCACCCAGGAGGAGTGGCAGTATCTGGACCCTCCCCAGAGGGATCTGTACCGGGACGTGATGCTGGAGAACTATATCAACCTCATCTCAGTGG GATGTAAAACCACCAAGCCTGCTCTGATCTACAAATTGGAACAAGGAGAAGAGCCATGGATGGTGGAGAGAGAAATCTCAAGTTGGAGATACCCAG AAAAAGTCTGGCAAGTTGATGACCACATGGAGAGGCACCAAGAGAACCAAGGAACACTATTCAGGCATGTTGCATTCACTGACCAGAAAACTGTGATGGAGGAAAAGCGTAACAATTGTACTGCACTTGAAAATAGATGTCATCTGAACACAGCCTTTGTTTCTTCAAAACAAAGACTCCAAAGACGTGACTCGTATGGTAGAAGTTTTAACTATTTAGACTTATTTAGTGGTAACAGAAGATATGCAAGAAAGAATGAATGtagtgaatgtggaaaagccttcttCCAGAAGTCAGACCTCATTATACATAAGAGAACTCATACAGGAGAAAAGCCCTTTGTATGTACTGAGTGTGGTAAAGCCTTCAGCAAGAAATCAAATCTCGTTATACATCTGAGGATCCATACTCTAGAGAAACCTTATGAGTGTACTGAATGTAGAAAAGCTTTCTCCCATAAGTCACACCTCATtgaacatcagagaattcacactggggagaaaccctatgagtgtaatgagtgtgggaaagcctttttCCAAAAATCACACCTCAGTATTCACCAGAGGACTCATACTGGGGAGAAACCCTACGTGTGTGATGAATGTGGGAGAGCCTTCAGCATGAAGTCACACCTCTTTGTACATCGGAGAatacacacaggagagaaaccttatgtGTGTGCCAGGTGTGAGAGAGCTTTCAGTGAAGTGTCCTGCCTTATTAGACATAAGAAAATCCATACTGgggagaaaccttatgaatgtaatGAGTGTAAAAAAGCCTTTTCTGAGAAGTCTGACCTCATTATACATCACAGAACTCACacaggagaaaaaccctatgaatgcaatcagtgtgggaaagccttcagacATAGCTCAGCCCTCTGTCGCCATAAGAggactcataaagaaaaagtttcttaA